From the Orenia metallireducens genome, one window contains:
- a CDS encoding YhcH/YjgK/YiaL family protein yields the protein MIIDNLKNAKLYYNLNDRMARAFKFLDERDLAKLEVGKHEIEVDNIYASVEEYQTKPKEEGRWEGHRKYLDIQYMIKGQELMGCTDLAGMKVIEEYSQEKDILFLEGEGNFFTIKAGNFAIFMPQDIHMPCRAVDQAESVKKVVVKVKL from the coding sequence ATGATAATTGATAATCTTAAAAATGCAAAGCTTTATTATAATTTAAATGATAGAATGGCTAGAGCCTTCAAATTTTTAGACGAAAGGGATTTAGCTAAGTTAGAAGTAGGAAAGCATGAGATAGAGGTCGATAATATCTATGCTTCAGTTGAAGAGTATCAGACCAAGCCTAAAGAGGAAGGGCGTTGGGAGGGGCATCGTAAGTACTTAGATATTCAGTATATGATTAAAGGACAAGAATTAATGGGTTGTACCGATTTAGCAGGAATGAAGGTTATTGAAGAGTATAGTCAAGAGAAAGATATTCTATTCTTAGAGGGGGAAGGTAATTTCTTTACTATTAAGGCAGGAAACTTTGCTATCTTTATGCCCCAAGATATACATATGCCTTGTCGAGCAGTAGATCAAGCAGAAAGTGTTAAGAAAGTAGTAGTTAAGGTGAAATTATAA
- a CDS encoding DUF3794 and LysM peptidoglycan-binding domain-containing protein codes for MPNRIPIEKLVEINEYSREIERTISIPADLPEIDEIIDSGARLEVIRATPRSGDVKIDGVLQWFITYRPVDDRSIVITYQRTVQFDEIVTFEGARTGMEVDVDIIPSQVEATQVGDRRVRLIFPVKYEVTIYRQDNLSYIVKGAGYKIITKPYQVQRGVIETERELTISRTETLAETIKSSRDILAMESELIINTVETRRDRVIVRGEVITTVLYISDNGEIISRDLRNYFEERLEIDGIRDEMEAYVEGIILQENSIFQGANRVRFNYTVQFNILVITEEQVELPVEIIETDLYPRREYILVERSIKEDKTKFLVNKETVIPANQSEASKVIRSSAQINQVDVDRLDDGIIIDGQGEINHLYVSTAPEQPVYAVRDSFSFSQFIDIPQLDEDNRVYVEARVDRIRATLEDNRTINNSIIIEAKILVTELVRVPVVVDVSDKEEIDSGEVGEDNLRYVVKSGDSLWLIARKFNTTVEALVALNNISDPSSLQVGQELLIPE; via the coding sequence ATGCCAAACAGGATTCCAATTGAGAAGTTGGTAGAGATTAATGAATATAGTCGTGAGATTGAAAGGACTATAAGCATACCAGCCGATTTACCAGAGATAGATGAGATTATAGATAGTGGAGCGAGGTTAGAGGTGATTAGGGCTACGCCAAGAAGTGGAGATGTTAAGATAGATGGAGTTTTACAATGGTTTATTACTTATCGTCCAGTAGATGATAGAAGTATAGTTATAACCTATCAGCGTACTGTTCAGTTTGATGAGATAGTGACCTTTGAAGGAGCGAGAACTGGTATGGAAGTTGATGTAGATATAATTCCAAGCCAAGTAGAGGCAACACAGGTTGGTGACAGGAGAGTGAGATTAATCTTTCCTGTAAAATATGAAGTTACAATCTATAGACAGGACAATTTAAGTTATATAGTTAAGGGGGCTGGCTATAAGATAATTACTAAGCCTTATCAGGTACAGAGAGGGGTTATTGAGACAGAAAGGGAGCTAACTATTAGTAGAACAGAGACTTTAGCTGAGACTATAAAGAGTTCTAGGGATATATTAGCGATGGAGTCGGAGTTAATAATCAATACTGTAGAGACTAGAAGGGATAGAGTCATTGTTAGAGGTGAGGTTATAACAACAGTTCTTTATATAAGTGATAATGGAGAGATTATTAGTAGGGATTTAAGAAATTATTTTGAGGAGAGATTAGAAATAGATGGTATTAGAGATGAGATGGAGGCCTATGTAGAAGGTATTATTCTCCAAGAAAATAGTATCTTCCAAGGGGCAAACAGAGTTAGATTTAATTATACAGTACAATTTAATATATTGGTAATTACTGAAGAACAAGTAGAGTTACCTGTTGAGATTATAGAGACAGATTTATACCCTAGAAGAGAGTATATCCTGGTGGAAAGATCAATCAAAGAAGATAAGACCAAGTTTTTAGTCAATAAAGAGACGGTTATTCCTGCAAATCAATCTGAAGCTTCTAAGGTAATTAGAAGCTCAGCACAGATTAATCAAGTAGATGTTGATAGATTGGATGATGGGATTATTATAGATGGGCAAGGAGAGATTAATCACTTATATGTATCTACTGCCCCTGAGCAACCTGTATATGCTGTAAGAGATAGCTTTTCCTTTAGCCAATTTATTGATATTCCCCAATTAGATGAAGATAATAGAGTATATGTAGAGGCAAGGGTAGACAGAATAAGAGCAACTTTAGAAGATAATAGAACTATCAATAACAGTATAATTATAGAAGCCAAAATATTGGTCACAGAGTTAGTGCGGGTGCCTGTAGTTGTAGATGTCAGTGATAAGGAAGAGATAGATAGTGGAGAAGTAGGAGAAGATAACCTTAGATATGTAGTTAAAAGTGGAGATTCGTTATGGTTGATTGCTAGAAAGTTTAATACAACTGTAGAAGCCTTAGTAGCTTTAAATAATATAAGTGATCCATCTAGTTTACAAGTAGGTCAAGAACTATTGATTCCAGAGTAA
- the uvrC gene encoding excinuclease ABC subunit UvrC has protein sequence MKLKEKVKNLPKEPGVYLMKDKLDKIIYVGKAKSLKNRVSSYFQSSKHQRFKTKVLVENIVDFDYIITDTEVEALILENNLIKKYHPKYNIQLKDDKTYPYIKVTLDEVYPRIFKTRIVKSDGARYFGPYTDIKAVNDILELLHDMFKLRTCKRDLTEKKEDRACLNFHIEKCVAPCINEISVEEYNRLIEKSIMILEGKEENLVKELEEQMKRASAELNFEAAAKLRDQIRAIDKVTQKQKIVSDKLINQDIIALAQADNDICVQLLIVRSGRLIGKEDFIFEESDDLKETLTAFLQQYYDNAYYIPEEILLEIEIEDLDLINQWLTKRKGSKVELKVPKIGEKKELVQMAYRNARYNLKEYRFKQKFKSLKVSRGVIELQEHLGLEEMPYRIEGFDISHVQGTDTVASMVVFENGQPKKSDYRRFKIKHGQGNNDFLSMSEVVTRRYSRLLEEGKQFPDLILIDGGKGQLGAAVEILHNLGRSEEQLIGLAKREEEVFLPGQSEPIILPRDSQALYLIQRVRDEAHRFAVNYHRKLRSRRLTHSMIDEIPGVGPKRREALLNYFGSLGKIKQATVEELSEVEGISEKTASQIREYLDNHIEP, from the coding sequence ATGAAATTAAAAGAAAAAGTAAAAAATCTCCCTAAAGAGCCTGGTGTTTATCTAATGAAGGACAAGCTAGATAAAATAATTTATGTTGGCAAGGCCAAATCTTTAAAAAATAGAGTTAGCTCTTACTTTCAAAGCTCTAAGCATCAGAGGTTTAAGACCAAGGTATTAGTAGAGAATATCGTTGACTTCGATTATATCATCACAGATACTGAAGTAGAAGCTTTAATCTTAGAGAATAATCTAATCAAGAAATATCATCCCAAATATAATATTCAGCTTAAGGATGATAAGACCTATCCTTATATCAAGGTAACCTTAGATGAGGTATATCCCCGAATCTTTAAAACTAGAATAGTTAAAAGTGATGGGGCTAGGTACTTTGGACCTTATACTGATATCAAAGCTGTTAATGATATTTTAGAGCTGTTACATGATATGTTTAAACTACGAACATGTAAAAGGGATTTGACAGAGAAGAAAGAGGATAGAGCCTGCCTTAACTTTCATATTGAAAAATGTGTAGCACCTTGTATTAACGAAATTAGTGTTGAAGAATATAATAGATTGATAGAGAAATCTATTATGATTTTAGAAGGAAAAGAGGAGAATTTAGTCAAGGAATTAGAGGAGCAGATGAAACGGGCATCAGCAGAGTTGAACTTTGAGGCTGCTGCTAAGCTAAGAGACCAGATTAGAGCAATAGATAAGGTTACCCAAAAGCAGAAGATAGTCTCTGATAAGTTGATTAACCAAGATATTATCGCTTTAGCCCAAGCAGATAATGATATCTGTGTACAACTACTAATAGTCAGAAGTGGCAGATTAATTGGAAAAGAGGACTTTATCTTTGAAGAGAGCGATGATTTAAAAGAGACCTTAACTGCTTTCTTGCAACAATACTATGATAATGCCTATTATATACCTGAGGAGATTCTTTTAGAGATTGAGATTGAAGATTTAGATTTGATTAATCAATGGTTAACTAAACGTAAAGGAAGTAAAGTAGAATTAAAGGTTCCAAAGATTGGAGAGAAGAAAGAGTTAGTACAGATGGCTTATCGTAATGCCCGTTACAATCTAAAAGAGTACCGTTTTAAGCAGAAGTTTAAATCCCTTAAAGTAAGTAGAGGTGTGATAGAGTTACAAGAGCATTTAGGATTAGAAGAGATGCCTTATCGCATTGAGGGTTTTGATATCTCTCATGTACAAGGAACCGATACAGTGGCTTCAATGGTTGTCTTTGAGAATGGGCAACCTAAAAAGAGTGATTATCGCCGCTTTAAGATTAAGCATGGGCAAGGAAATAATGACTTTCTCTCTATGAGTGAGGTTGTTACTCGTCGCTATTCTAGATTATTAGAGGAAGGTAAACAGTTTCCTGATTTAATCTTAATCGATGGAGGAAAAGGTCAATTAGGGGCTGCTGTAGAAATACTACATAACCTCGGTAGATCTGAAGAACAACTAATTGGATTGGCTAAAAGAGAAGAAGAGGTCTTTTTGCCAGGACAGAGTGAACCAATTATTCTGCCTAGGGATTCTCAGGCTTTATATCTAATTCAACGGGTTCGTGATGAGGCTCACCGCTTTGCTGTAAATTATCATCGCAAATTACGTTCACGCCGTCTAACCCATTCGATGATAGATGAAATCCCAGGGGTGGGACCAAAGCGACGAGAGGCATTATTAAATTATTTCGGTTCTTTAGGGAAGATTAAGCAGGCAACCGTTGAAGAGTTATCAGAGGTTGAAGGAATTAGCGAAAAGACTGCTAGTCAAATTAGAGAGTATTTAGATAACCATATCGAACCTTAA
- a CDS encoding phage holin family protein, with protein MKAIARLLITMLALILTAKIVPGISIGSLGAGFWAALILALVNTFIKPIFTLFTLPLTILSFGLFLFVINGFMLLLTASLVANFHVSGLLAAIFGSIILSVINSFMLDVLYD; from the coding sequence TTGAAGGCAATAGCTAGATTGTTAATTACTATGTTAGCTTTGATATTGACAGCAAAGATAGTTCCTGGTATCAGTATCGGAAGTTTAGGGGCAGGTTTTTGGGCAGCTTTGATTTTAGCCTTGGTAAATACCTTTATTAAGCCTATATTCACATTATTTACTTTACCCTTAACTATTTTAAGTTTTGGACTATTTTTATTTGTAATTAATGGGTTTATGTTATTACTTACAGCTAGTTTAGTGGCTAACTTTCATGTATCAGGTTTATTAGCTGCTATCTTTGGTTCAATTATTCTAAGTGTTATTAATAGTTTTATGTTAGATGTTCTTTATGATTAA
- a CDS encoding zinc-ribbon domain-containing protein gives MKKAICGKCDKIMRTVFESGEKKYFCKYCDGFTDYQIKNVKNFCDKCGEELELLQACGSVSFFCHNCNEVRSKSVVDTKYFEVEDK, from the coding sequence ATGAAAAAAGCAATCTGTGGAAAATGTGATAAGATTATGAGAACAGTCTTTGAATCTGGTGAAAAGAAATATTTCTGTAAATATTGTGATGGTTTCACCGATTATCAGATTAAAAATGTCAAAAACTTCTGTGACAAATGTGGAGAAGAGTTAGAACTATTACAAGCCTGTGGTAGCGTTAGCTTCTTTTGTCATAACTGTAATGAAGTAAGGTCAAAAAGTGTGGTAGACACTAAATATTTTGAAGTTGAGGATAAATAA
- a CDS encoding iron-containing alcohol dehydrogenase, translating to MNNFNFHNPTELLFGEGQVKKIGKKVKEYGNKVLVVTGGGSVKRIGLYDKVIALLQEKDLEIHELSGIEPNPRVSSVREGVKICRENDIDIVLAVGGGSTIDATKAIAGAAFYDGDPWDLFAKGIRIKNALPIGTILTLAATGSEMNPNFVISNLKTEEKMGASSPLLYPKFSILDPINTFTVPKEHTVYGIIDIAAHVYEQYFSHTESTPIQDRWAESILKTLKEESVKVLANPEDYDARSNIMLAGTMALNGLLSMGKETDWASHGIEHAVSAVYDIPHGGGLAIIFPNWMKYVLEEGTDKFVQYATRVWDVDPTGKSDHEIALEGIEKTREWFNEMGAPARLADYNIGDDKLELMAEKATAKGTRGSYKVLGKDDIVEIYKMSL from the coding sequence ATGAACAACTTCAATTTTCATAATCCAACTGAGCTACTTTTTGGTGAAGGTCAAGTTAAAAAAATCGGTAAAAAGGTTAAAGAGTATGGTAATAAAGTATTAGTTGTTACAGGTGGAGGTAGTGTTAAGAGAATTGGTTTATACGACAAAGTTATTGCTTTATTGCAAGAAAAAGATTTAGAGATTCATGAGCTTTCAGGAATTGAACCCAACCCTAGGGTATCTAGCGTACGAGAAGGTGTCAAGATTTGTAGGGAAAATGATATAGATATTGTTTTAGCAGTTGGTGGAGGAAGTACTATTGATGCCACTAAGGCTATTGCTGGAGCAGCATTTTATGATGGGGACCCTTGGGATTTATTTGCTAAAGGCATAAGAATTAAAAATGCACTTCCTATAGGTACAATCCTAACTTTAGCTGCCACAGGATCTGAAATGAATCCAAATTTCGTTATCTCTAATCTAAAGACAGAAGAGAAGATGGGGGCTAGTAGTCCACTGCTTTATCCTAAATTCTCAATCTTAGACCCTATTAATACTTTTACAGTACCAAAGGAGCATACTGTATATGGAATTATAGATATAGCAGCACATGTCTATGAACAATATTTCAGCCATACTGAGTCTACACCTATCCAAGATAGATGGGCAGAGAGTATCTTAAAGACTTTAAAAGAAGAGAGTGTGAAGGTCCTTGCTAATCCTGAGGATTATGATGCTAGATCAAATATAATGTTAGCAGGGACGATGGCACTAAATGGTTTGCTCTCTATGGGTAAAGAGACAGATTGGGCAAGTCACGGTATCGAGCATGCTGTTAGTGCTGTTTATGATATCCCTCATGGCGGTGGGCTAGCAATCATCTTCCCAAACTGGATGAAGTATGTGTTGGAAGAGGGTACAGATAAATTTGTACAATATGCTACAAGAGTCTGGGATGTCGACCCAACAGGAAAGTCTGACCATGAAATTGCTTTAGAGGGAATAGAGAAGACTAGAGAATGGTTTAATGAAATGGGAGCACCTGCTCGTTTGGCAGACTATAATATAGGTGATGATAAGCTAGAGCTAATGGCTGAAAAAGCCACAGCTAAAGGTACTAGAGGTAGCTATAAAGTACTAGGTAAGGATGATATAGTAGAGATTTATAAGATGAGTTTATAA
- the uvrA gene encoding excinuclease ABC subunit UvrA — protein sequence MAKDKIIIKGAREHNLQNIDVEIPRDKLVVITGLSGSGKSSLAFDTIYAEGQRRYVESLSAYARQFLGQMEKPKVEYIEGLSPSISIDQKTTSKNPRSTVGTVTEIHDYLRLLYARIGTPHCPNCGQEISSQTVQEIVDQVMELPERTKFQILAPIVRGRKGEHKELLARVQREGFVRVRIDGEVRDIAEEIELDKNKKHSIEVVVDRLIIKADLEARLAESLERALELAEGLVVIDVIDGEEQLFSENFACPDCGISLEELSPRMFSFNSPYGACDTCDGLGNKREFDPDLILDYDKSLNGGAIIPWQGSSSTYYPQIINALAYKYNVDPDAPLKEVDEEFINVLLYGDTGYVEFEYTNRRGRTRMHETKFEGLIGLFHRRARESKSESARKRLENYMSIRPCPDCGGNRLRPESLAVTVDERSIAEISNLSIEDAYDFFTNLELVGSKKIIATEILKEIRARLSFLFNVGLGYLNLSRNAGTLSGGEAQRIRLATQIGSSLVGVIYILDEPSIGLHQRDNERLISTLEHLRDVGNTVIVVEHDEDTIRTADHILDIGPKAGRHGGRVVAAGTAEEIMEVEESITGQYLSGKKKIEVPVERIKPNGKYLEVKGAKEHNLKDIDVKVPLGTFTCVTGVSGSGKSTLVNKILNRKLMQEIYKSKLRPGRHDEVLGIEEVDKVINIDQSPIGRTPRSNPATYTKVFDYIRDVFTKVPLSQERGYKKGRFSFNVKGGRCEACKGDGIIQIEMHFLADVYVPCEVCKGERYNRETLDVKYKGKTIADVLDMTVEEALEFFENIPTIKRRLQTLYDVGLSYIRLGQPSTTLSGGEAQRIKLATELSKMNTGNTIYILDEPTTGLHFEDVNKLLQVLQRLKEGGNTILVIEHNLDVIKSADYIIDLGPEGGVNGGEVIATGSPEEVAKVEGSYTGQFLKKVL from the coding sequence ATGGCTAAAGATAAGATTATAATCAAAGGAGCAAGAGAACATAACTTGCAGAATATAGATGTAGAGATACCCCGTGATAAACTGGTAGTTATTACTGGGCTAAGTGGTTCAGGTAAGTCTTCCCTAGCTTTTGATACTATTTATGCTGAAGGGCAGAGAAGGTATGTAGAGAGCTTATCAGCTTATGCTCGTCAATTCTTAGGGCAGATGGAAAAACCTAAGGTAGAATACATAGAAGGACTATCTCCATCAATCTCGATTGATCAGAAGACTACCAGTAAGAACCCAAGGTCAACAGTTGGGACAGTAACAGAGATTCATGATTATTTGAGGTTATTATATGCCCGTATTGGTACTCCCCATTGTCCTAATTGTGGACAAGAGATTTCTTCTCAGACAGTGCAGGAGATTGTTGATCAGGTGATGGAGCTGCCAGAGAGGACTAAGTTTCAAATTTTAGCTCCAATTGTTAGAGGAAGAAAGGGAGAGCATAAAGAGCTTCTAGCTAGAGTACAACGTGAAGGATTTGTACGAGTTAGAATTGATGGAGAGGTAAGGGATATAGCAGAGGAGATTGAATTGGACAAGAATAAGAAGCACTCTATTGAGGTTGTAGTAGATCGTTTGATTATAAAAGCAGATTTAGAGGCAAGGCTTGCTGAATCTTTGGAGAGGGCTTTAGAGTTAGCAGAAGGGTTAGTAGTTATAGATGTTATTGATGGAGAGGAGCAGCTATTTAGTGAGAACTTTGCTTGTCCTGATTGTGGAATCAGCTTAGAAGAGCTATCACCGAGAATGTTCTCCTTTAATAGTCCATATGGTGCCTGTGATACCTGTGATGGCTTAGGAAATAAACGGGAATTTGATCCTGACTTAATCTTAGATTATGATAAGTCACTCAACGGAGGGGCTATCATCCCTTGGCAAGGTTCAAGTAGTACCTATTATCCACAGATTATCAATGCTCTAGCTTATAAGTATAATGTTGACCCTGATGCTCCTCTAAAAGAGGTTGATGAAGAGTTTATAAATGTGCTACTTTATGGAGATACAGGCTATGTTGAATTCGAATATACAAATCGTCGGGGTAGAACTAGAATGCACGAAACGAAATTTGAAGGGTTAATCGGTCTATTTCATAGGAGGGCAAGGGAGAGTAAGTCAGAGAGTGCCCGTAAAAGATTAGAGAATTATATGAGTATCAGACCTTGCCCTGATTGTGGAGGGAATCGTTTAAGACCAGAGAGTTTAGCAGTTACTGTGGATGAGAGGTCTATTGCCGAAATTAGCAATCTATCTATTGAAGATGCTTATGATTTCTTTACTAATCTTGAATTAGTAGGTTCTAAGAAGATTATTGCTACTGAAATCTTGAAGGAGATTAGAGCAAGATTGAGTTTCTTATTCAATGTAGGTTTAGGGTATTTAAACCTTAGTCGTAATGCTGGAACTCTATCTGGTGGTGAAGCTCAACGGATTAGATTAGCAACTCAGATTGGTTCTAGCTTGGTAGGTGTTATCTATATTCTAGATGAACCAAGTATTGGATTACATCAACGGGATAATGAACGTTTAATCAGTACTTTAGAGCATCTTCGTGATGTAGGAAATACAGTAATAGTTGTAGAGCATGATGAGGATACTATTAGAACAGCAGACCATATCCTTGATATCGGTCCTAAGGCTGGTCGCCATGGAGGAAGGGTAGTAGCAGCAGGTACTGCCGAGGAGATAATGGAGGTAGAGGAGTCTATTACAGGACAGTACTTATCTGGTAAGAAGAAGATTGAGGTACCTGTGGAGAGGATTAAACCTAATGGCAAGTATCTTGAAGTTAAGGGAGCAAAGGAGCATAACTTAAAAGATATAGATGTAAAAGTGCCTTTAGGGACCTTTACCTGTGTAACTGGGGTCTCGGGCTCTGGTAAGAGTACCTTAGTTAATAAGATTTTAAATCGTAAATTGATGCAAGAAATTTATAAATCTAAGTTAAGACCTGGTCGCCATGATGAAGTTCTAGGTATAGAAGAGGTGGATAAAGTGATTAATATCGACCAGTCACCGATAGGTAGAACACCTCGCTCTAACCCTGCAACTTATACCAAGGTCTTTGATTATATCCGTGATGTCTTTACTAAGGTACCTTTATCCCAAGAACGTGGTTATAAGAAAGGGCGTTTCAGCTTCAATGTTAAGGGTGGACGCTGTGAAGCTTGTAAAGGTGATGGTATCATTCAGATTGAGATGCATTTCTTAGCTGATGTCTATGTTCCTTGTGAAGTATGTAAGGGAGAGCGTTATAATAGAGAGACTTTAGATGTTAAATATAAAGGAAAGACCATTGCTGATGTCTTAGATATGACAGTAGAAGAAGCTTTAGAATTCTTTGAGAATATTCCTACTATCAAACGTAGACTTCAGACTTTATATGATGTAGGGTTGAGCTATATTAGATTGGGACAACCTTCGACTACCTTATCAGGAGGAGAAGCCCAAAGAATCAAGTTAGCAACTGAATTGAGTAAGATGAATACAGGAAATACTATTTATATCCTAGATGAACCGACAACAGGGCTTCATTTTGAAGATGTAAATAAGTTATTGCAAGTATTACAACGCTTAAAAGAAGGAGGCAATACCATTCTAGTAATTGAGCATAACCTAGATGTTATTAAGTCTGCCGATTATATCATAGACTTAGGTCCTGAAGGTGGAGTCAATGGTGGAGAGGTTATTGCTACAGGAAGTCCAGAGGAGGTAGCAAAAGTAGAAGGTTCATATACAGGACAATTTCTTAAAAAGGTACTTTAA
- a CDS encoding IS4 family transposase, with protein sequence MNNCTILLNRLLDVIDKDFLRNLVNKYNSDYKVQKLTTKVHLLYLLYYHLTEKDSLEDFVSELEDNKRLNRVLPKISKSQLSRKNESRNYQIFFEIFQHLFDKLKANRGLRKALKDIGSVKIIDSSTVTLCLSLFPWAKYRSSKGGIKLHTLYDLNTQSPENIIITNAIVHDKEVFDNLTLNPSVTYLFDRAYIHYQKFDDFIENDIYFVTRAKSNTKIEFIRSINLTSKDIEANILLDADVMLGDYTSKTKMKHEMRLVKVKITDRDSKEKVIDILTNRFDLDAHVIAKLYKERWEIELFFKWIKQHLKIKRFFGQNENAVLTQIYTAIILFVILKLIQKQSKFKGTLLQLTRKIKYSIFSHIRRKFNWITWLNDH encoded by the coding sequence ATGAATAATTGTACCATACTTTTAAATAGACTTCTAGATGTAATTGACAAAGATTTCTTAAGAAATCTAGTCAATAAATATAATTCAGACTATAAAGTGCAAAAACTAACAACTAAAGTTCATTTATTGTATTTGTTATACTACCATCTAACAGAAAAAGATAGCTTAGAAGACTTTGTTTCTGAATTAGAAGATAATAAAAGACTAAATCGAGTTTTACCTAAAATAAGCAAGTCTCAACTATCTCGAAAAAATGAGAGTAGAAATTACCAAATATTCTTTGAAATTTTTCAACATTTATTTGATAAACTTAAAGCTAATAGAGGACTTAGAAAAGCCCTAAAGGATATTGGTTCAGTAAAAATTATAGATTCTTCAACTGTAACTTTATGTTTATCATTATTTCCTTGGGCTAAATATAGAAGTAGTAAAGGTGGTATTAAACTTCATACTCTATATGATTTAAATACTCAGTCTCCCGAAAATATAATCATTACTAATGCTATTGTTCATGATAAAGAGGTATTTGATAATTTAACTCTAAATCCTAGTGTTACTTATCTTTTTGATAGAGCTTATATTCATTATCAAAAATTCGATGACTTTATAGAGAATGATATTTACTTTGTAACAAGAGCAAAATCTAATACTAAGATTGAATTTATTAGATCAATAAATTTAACTTCTAAAGATATAGAAGCTAATATTTTATTAGATGCAGACGTTATGTTAGGTGACTATACTTCAAAAACTAAAATGAAACATGAAATGAGATTAGTTAAAGTCAAAATTACTGATAGAGATAGTAAAGAAAAAGTAATTGATATTTTAACTAATAGATTTGATTTAGATGCTCATGTTATAGCTAAATTATATAAAGAGCGTTGGGAAATAGAATTATTTTTTAAATGGATTAAACAACATTTGAAAATAAAAAGATTCTTTGGACAAAATGAAAATGCTGTTTTAACTCAAATCTATACTGCCATAATTCTTTTTGTAATATTAAAGCTAATTCAAAAACAATCTAAGTTTAAAGGAACATTACTTCAGCTTACTAGAAAGATAAAGTATTCTATTTTTTCTCATATCAGAAGAAAATTTAATTGGATAACATGGCTAAATGATCATTGA
- a CDS encoding helix-turn-helix transcriptional regulator → MKIDRLLAITILLINKEKVTAKELADNFEVSRRTIYRDVETLNKAGIPIVTTKGVDGGISILENYKMDKNIFKVEELETIIKALEGVRKILPDSDLENTLEKLKGFNTDLEDKEETFIIDYSPWGNDEELTEKVNLIKKAIKNNYLIEFSYLSNKNQRTSRKVEPLTIILKGHSWYIYGYCRLREDFRVFRISRIRDLTINKEKFIRKKGTPQECLDSNNITDKVKLVLKVDKEYIERSYEYFPRESFEILEGGSAIIRTEIWENEWLYDFLLGLGEYIEVIEPMRIRDIIKVKLEKILKKYF, encoded by the coding sequence ATGAAAATAGATAGATTGTTAGCAATTACAATTTTATTAATTAATAAAGAAAAGGTGACAGCTAAAGAGTTAGCAGATAATTTTGAGGTATCTAGAAGAACAATTTACAGAGATGTAGAAACATTAAATAAAGCAGGTATACCAATTGTAACTACTAAAGGAGTAGATGGTGGTATTAGTATCTTAGAAAATTATAAGATGGATAAAAATATATTTAAAGTAGAAGAGCTAGAAACTATTATAAAAGCTTTAGAAGGAGTTAGAAAAATTTTACCTGATTCTGATTTAGAAAATACTTTAGAGAAATTGAAAGGGTTTAATACAGATTTAGAAGATAAAGAAGAGACCTTCATTATTGATTATAGTCCTTGGGGTAATGATGAAGAATTAACAGAGAAGGTTAATTTAATTAAAAAGGCAATTAAGAATAATTATTTAATAGAATTTTCTTACCTAAGTAATAAAAATCAAAGAACTTCAAGGAAAGTAGAACCATTGACTATAATTTTAAAAGGACATTCATGGTATATTTATGGTTATTGTAGATTGAGGGAGGATTTTAGAGTTTTTAGGATCTCTAGAATAAGAGATTTGACTATCAATAAAGAAAAATTTATTAGAAAGAAAGGAACTCCTCAAGAATGTTTAGATTCTAATAATATAACTGATAAAGTAAAACTGGTCTTAAAAGTAGATAAAGAGTATATTGAAAGATCTTATGAATATTTTCCAAGAGAATCCTTTGAAATATTGGAAGGTGGTTCAGCGATAATCAGAACAGAAATTTGGGAGAATGAATGGTTGTATGATTTTTTACTTGGCCTTGGAGAATATATTGAAGTTATAGAACCGATGAGAATAAGAGATATAATAAAGGTCAAGTTAGAAAAAATCTTAAAAAAATATTTTTAA
- a CDS encoding DUF3795 domain-containing protein, with translation MVLKKIVADKSLIAYCGLYCGACKKYLKGKCLGCHQNEESSWCKVRNCCMENSYLSCADCKDFLDQNECKMFNNFISKVFAFIFRSDRKACIDLIKEKGYGEYAHKMTSKEEMTIKR, from the coding sequence ATGGTTTTGAAGAAGATAGTTGCTGATAAAAGTTTGATAGCTTACTGTGGTCTGTACTGTGGGGCTTGTAAGAAATACTTAAAGGGAAAGTGTTTAGGCTGTCATCAGAATGAAGAATCCAGTTGGTGTAAGGTTAGAAATTGTTGTATGGAAAATAGTTATTTAAGTTGTGCTGATTGTAAAGATTTTTTAGACCAGAATGAATGTAAGATGTTTAATAATTTTATATCTAAAGTATTTGCTTTTATCTTTCGTTCTGATAGAAAGGCTTGCATTGACTTAATAAAAGAGAAGGGATATGGAGAATATGCCCATAAGATGACAAGTAAAGAGGAGATGACAATTAAGAGATGA